One part of the Vibrio hyugaensis genome encodes these proteins:
- a CDS encoding LysE family translocator — MTLTVWLSLFTVCLLGAMSPGPSLAIVAKHSLAGGRVNGLATAWAHAFGIGIYAFITLIGLAVVLQQSPLLFKTISLAGAAYLAYLGFNALRSKGGVAAKLESGEETTVLQSAREGFLISILSPKIALFFIALFSQFVALGNDLSNQMIIVATPFVVDGLWYTFITLVLSNSRVVDRIRSKAVLIDRLSGIVLMLLAVRVVVTI; from the coding sequence ATGACACTAACAGTTTGGTTATCACTTTTTACCGTGTGTTTATTAGGGGCAATGTCGCCAGGTCCGAGTTTAGCGATTGTTGCTAAGCACTCGTTAGCTGGTGGCCGCGTGAATGGTTTGGCTACCGCATGGGCGCACGCGTTTGGTATTGGCATCTATGCGTTCATTACCTTGATTGGTTTGGCGGTGGTACTTCAACAAAGTCCGCTGCTATTTAAGACTATCAGTTTGGCAGGTGCAGCTTACTTGGCGTATCTCGGTTTCAATGCCTTGCGCTCAAAGGGTGGAGTGGCAGCGAAGCTAGAATCTGGTGAAGAGACGACGGTTTTACAATCGGCGCGAGAAGGCTTTCTTATTTCGATTCTAAGCCCGAAAATCGCGCTGTTCTTTATCGCACTGTTCAGCCAATTTGTTGCGCTAGGTAATGATCTGAGTAACCAAATGATTATTGTGGCGACACCGTTCGTCGTCGATGGTTTGTGGTACACCTTCATCACATTGGTGCTGTCGAACTCGCGCGTTGTGGACCGTATTCGCTCAAAAGCGGTACTGATTGACCGACTATCCGGCATCGTTTTAATGCTATTGGCGGTGCGGGTGGTTGT
- a CDS encoding LysR family transcriptional regulator — protein MLNNINLNLLRSLHVLLEECHVSRTAERLHITQSAVSRQLAQLRELCGDPLLVRQGNQLIPTPRARLLKEKLDDLLAEFDHLLDDKPFEPADWKGELVFASSDYVAQYVLPDIASHLSGFAPQLDMAYRLWQPDFLDKLHETGIHIASSMYPEKPQGVSSVKIGEDSSVCLMKASHPLAKQDSISVEDLISYSHIKVTGGGDKDSYTDLALRELGHTRHITFKVPFFSAAINRLVSSEHLMVVPEHIAVNLAKHWDLAHKALPLETPIHQYWLMWHPKYDTDPAHKWVREEIRSVMQISEYSIR, from the coding sequence GAGCGTTTACATATCACCCAGTCGGCGGTAAGTCGCCAATTAGCGCAATTACGTGAATTGTGCGGCGACCCTTTATTGGTTCGACAGGGTAACCAACTGATTCCAACACCAAGAGCGCGACTTCTTAAAGAGAAGTTGGATGACTTGTTAGCTGAGTTCGACCATCTGCTCGATGACAAGCCTTTTGAACCAGCAGATTGGAAAGGGGAGTTAGTATTCGCATCGAGTGATTATGTCGCCCAATACGTACTCCCTGACATTGCCTCTCACCTCAGTGGCTTTGCTCCTCAATTGGATATGGCGTACCGACTGTGGCAGCCAGACTTTCTAGATAAGCTTCATGAGACTGGCATTCATATCGCGTCTTCCATGTATCCAGAAAAACCTCAGGGCGTATCCAGTGTGAAGATTGGTGAAGACTCATCAGTTTGTTTGATGAAAGCTTCTCATCCGTTAGCAAAGCAAGACAGTATCAGTGTTGAAGATTTAATTTCTTACTCCCACATTAAAGTCACAGGCGGTGGGGACAAAGATTCGTACACCGACTTAGCATTAAGAGAGCTAGGGCATACACGGCATATCACCTTCAAGGTGCCTTTCTTTTCTGCTGCTATCAATCGCTTAGTTTCTAGTGAACACTTGATGGTGGTTCCAGAACATATTGCGGTCAATCTCGCGAAGCATTGGGACTTAGCCCACAAGGCACTGCCGCTCGAAACACCTATTCATCAGTATTGGTTAATGTGGCATCCAAAATACGATACGGATCCAGCGCACAAATGGGTGCGCGAAGAGATTCGTTCGGTCATGCAGATTTCAGAGTATTCCATCCGATAA